The segment agtttttaaacattgaaaaataatacacTGGGTgaacaactttaaaaaaaacgCATTTGGTgtagtatatttatataaaaaatcttaacttccaagaaataaaattaaaatgttattgttaataAGAAAACATATTCGGTTTTTCTAATTATAAGTTTACTTTAAAAAGGATTATTCTTTGGTTTGTGCTTGAAATAAGTACTGGGCCAAATGCTAAAGCGATCgcaatttctaataaaattctattgaGTTTTTGATTGATTTCGAAGGCCAGAATTTCGAAAGCAAATTCGATTTAATCTGAGATATTAGATTGTTCTGCAACAGGATGGAAACATCTGTACAATTatcttttttcataaattttttgatgGCGAAAAAACCCATATTAAGTTTATTTCCTACATTATATTATCGGTAATATATAATAGATTTATCAACAGATTGTTCACAAACTAGTGAATAGTCTAGTTCAATGGCAAGTTCATaaactacacaatagactacaatatagccCATAGACTAAACCTTAGACTAAATAATCCAGCCCTAATTCTAATTTTTTGACTAGAAAAGTGTCCAAAGTTAAACTTTAAAGCACGAAGACATAAAATTGTTAAGTTCGtatttacatattattatttaaacatttaaatagaaTTGAATTATAACGCattatttttacgatttttaaatatggaacacatttttatttaaatatttattattaagtacgtttatattaaaaaatacataacttaaaagaaatcagatgaaagttattttgaaaaaatacttcTTCGTGttcttattatataattttttcctttgtgaaataaagttaaaaaaaagttcaaaaaatctttactttatttttaattatttaaagtaaattgaaaaaaaataaaaaacacaaaactgaACTGGTTGATGATGAAATATTCAACGTTTTTTGTGCGGAAGAGAAAAACGAAGATGATAATAATCATAAAGATGATGAAGAATTTAAAAGCAGTACAACAAAAGGATcaacaaaagaaatgaaaactaAAGGAAATTATCCGTGCAAACGATGCAAGaagatattaaaaacaaaagtgtcATTATTAAGACACGAAGGGAGACACGAAAAAAGAGACAAAGAAGGacgaaaatatgtttgtaacatTTGCAATAAAGGTAAAATaagaaattgttatatttaaatatctttaataaCTATTTACTGTAATTATTTCTAGCATTCCATTATGGTTCTATATTAAGGAAACATCAAAGAAAACATGTTGGTAAGTGTGACttttaattgataaaatatgtatatacatgctGTGCTTAACTATCAAATTAATACAATTAGGCGAACGTCCTTATCTGTGTTCCGAGTGTGGCAAAGGCTTTACATCATCTGGAAGTTTAAAGGAACATTCACTACGTCATTTAAAGGAAAAACTATTTCCTTGTCCCGACTGCCCCAGATcgtttcctaccaaaactgatATGCTTTCTCACTATGACATTCACAAGGCTAAACCTAGAAAACACATTTGTGATGTTTGTGGTCGTGGATTTTACAAGCCATACTTGTTAAAGCAGCACAAAATGTATCACAACAATGAGAGACCATTTGCCTGTGAATATTGCGATAAAAGgtgataataaaaaatttaaataattattttattacttttttatgattATGTTTAACTTATAGTTTTGTTACGCACGAAAAAGTCAAACGTCATACCCGCATTCATACTGGTGAAAAACCCTACAAGTGTAACTATTGTGTGCGTACATATTGCCAATCAACTGAATTAATGAAACATTTACGTTCACATTTGGGTGAAAATGTTTATCAGTGCGAATTGTGTCCGGTTAGATTAAAAACCGTTAAACTTTTACGCAGCCACTTTGCAACACACAAAAACGATGATGAAGAAACAAAAGCCCGCAATTTAGCCGAACTTAATGCATTGGAAATGAAAGgcatgtttattaaataaaaggtCTAAATACAATCAGTATAgtatttattgtataatttattatttcgcATAAATTTCTAAGTATTCAATTCGAATGTATTAGTTATATATGTAGTAGTTATAGATTTTAATATATGAAAACAATCTTATGTTTAATTattagttattaaataaatataaataaactataacGTACAcatctttttttactttattgtgTGAGCATTTAACATTAGCTAAAGAAAATACTCAATATATTGATGTCATATcctatattatttatatacatttaaggAATGTGTTGATGTTTATATTTTCCCAGTCGAGTCGTTTTCTTTCCACCCGTCCGTCTATGTTGCAGTCAaactatatacaatttttaagttaaatttaaattaagaatagTTTTGCAAGTTGCAACTTCATTGGGAGACCATTGAGGTCCATTGTTTTCTTATAGTAATAAAGAAATCAATATTGGAGAGTtattataaagaaagaaaagaaaagggGGCAAGAACTGCAACTAGACAGATGTGGAAAGAATTCTACATGgtttatgaaacaaattttgattcagATTCTGATAGAAAATGACGCGATAGCTAACCTACTGGATAAAACCTGATAGATAACAGTAGATGGAATTTATTTGCCAGatattttattctaacattGGCAGATAAAGTGCTCTTTTGTGTCTAGTTCCTCAACATCCAAAAATTTCTTGCAGAAGTCAGGTATCGTATTGTTCCACTAACCGAAAAAGTCCTAGTAAAACAGTGGCCCTGTCAGTCTCTTTAGACTACATCTATCTAGTACTATAAGTATCTTGTTTGTATTCAAATAAAGTCTTAACCATAAGATCTTTGATACTTAGCAATCCATTCTACTATGCCTGAGCTGATTGACAATGTCTAGTAATCTTtcagaaattaaacaaaaatagtaaGAAATGGATGGTTTTACCCCCTGTCCTTTTCATGTATGTAAGTCAAGAAACGAACCTAACCAGTTCGTTTAGGTTGCTTAAAGATCGCCGAATGAAAGACCCTACACTCACCGAAGAGTGTGAAGCaccattttatatttgtatcaGCTGTGAAGCCAGCAGTAAATACTTCACACCTCTCGAATAGTTTATTAGAAACAAGCCAATTGGAAACTCTATGATAGTTTTAAACCTgaagtttaaaattgttattctgatgattttaaataatagaaaagttgTGTAATATTTTCTCGCGAGGTTTGCTTAACGAAGAGTAATAGAGTCTTTGACCCACGAAACCTCACAGCTCATAATTATGACGCTAttgttgtattattaaaattaatatttaagccaaaaagaaacaataaacgCGTGTGCTTTCTGATATGTTTAATAATAAGAAGTTGCAATTATTGCAatcaaatgttttagtttttcttcttcatcaaatatttgctaaaattgttaatttgatACCATGTGAtagacatatttaaaaaaacaaaactattttacttaatttttcgttatttaaagtaaaactaaaaaaacaaaacattcaaAAACACAACAGATCGATGATGATCGCTTAAAAGAAGCTGAAAATATAACAATGGACAATGCTAAACGACATAGAGTAGCTGCAAGAAAACAGAAATGCATAAAAGAAAATCCACTTGATGGCCAACAAAAGTTTTATCCTTGCAATAAATgcaaaagaaaactgaaaacagAATTGTCATTTAAAAAACATCAAGAAATGCACGATAGCaaagaacatacatacaaatgttccATATGCAAACAAGGTAAATAATATACAgtttaattaatatacaaaacaaaataatattgatattattttaaactttcattTTAGAATTTGAAGACAAATCCTCGTTAAAAGATCATATGCGTACACATAGTGGTAagtcttttataaataaacatataattgttttaatttgtctTACTATCTTTTAAGGCGAGAAGGTATTTTTATGTCCAGAATGTGGCAAAGGTTATACC is part of the Lucilia cuprina isolate Lc7/37 chromosome 3, ASM2204524v1, whole genome shotgun sequence genome and harbors:
- the LOC111675014 gene encoding zinc finger protein 34-like isoform X3; its protein translation is MPLSFENMCRTCMLNESKQQEMANKNKVKMKTPQMVSIFTVPEEAKEKLNLMELIKTTVPQLKIDENDQLPKNVCVECSEKIKEMYNFQQTCLSNEHKFYKMLEGDDDAINPFNDTEDHEDVFKTEFDDSFIEENSLQTDEEMIMEEEINRAAEAKEEFIESYSDCSIDLVWDDDNNSDADWNEKKVTSKLKKNKKHKTELVDDEIFNVFCAEEKNEDDNNHKDDEEFKSSTTKGSTKEMKTKGNYPCKRCKKILKTKVSLLRHEGRHEKRDKEGRKYVCNICNKAFHYGSILRKHQRKHVGERPYLCSECGKGFTSSGSLKEHSLRHLKEKLFPCPDCPRSFPTKTDMLSHYDIHKAKPRKHICDVCGRGFYKPYLLKQHKMYHNNERPFACEYCDKSFVTHEKVKRHTRIHTGEKPYKCNYCVRTYCQSTELMKHLRSHLGENVYQCELCPVRLKTVKLLRSHFATHKNDDEETKARNLAELNALEMKGMFIK